The Rosa rugosa chromosome 1, drRosRugo1.1, whole genome shotgun sequence genomic sequence GGGGCACGCCCATGGGTTGCCTTGTACAACATACCAATATTGTCCACCGATGTTGCAGCCACTCGAAGGATTGCAAGAATGGTGAGTGCTCGAGGGGGAGGTCTCCCAACCGTGCAAACACTGGGTCTGGTTCATGGTGAGGACTCCACAGAGATAGCTTGTATGCTCTTAGAGCCCAACCAGATTGGAGCAGAGAGAGTCCAGAACCGGGTTGAGATGCTAGCAGCAGAAGAAGGGTTGTACGTAGAGAAGGGTTACTTCACTGATCACTCACCAGATATGGTAATTGAAAAGTACATGAAACTAATATCTGCAGACAGAAACTAGACAAAAGAAAACTTGCTGAGAACTATAAGAGGTGAAGAACGATGTTGTCAAGTAGACCTGTGAAGTGTGAAGTTGCATATTCTGTTAATATAATCTAAAACAAAATTCGCCATTTTACATCCGCCTTTTGATCTATTGATACAGTAATGTACACTGATTTTCCAATTCTGACCTCTGTCATGAACATTGCTTTTTCCTAAAGTCTTCAGACAACAATGTCTGAAGCAACACTTGAAACCTCTCAGCACCAGGACCTGGCCTAAAAATTGAATCATTACCACGTATAGAACACGGGTCAGCCCCGCCTTCTGAGCTACCTATACACCATGCTCCGGGAGAAAACCGGCTTGTTCGACCTAGAAGTTCTTTATCTATTTTATCCAAGACTGGGTCATTCTTTGCAAATTTTCGTGCAAAAGGAGCATTGCTCTTTACCATTTTATCAAAGTCCTTCATTGACAATGAGACTGGATGCTGCTTCGGAGGGCTGTCCCAAGCAATGTAGTGGAGATCATGGCTTATCGCAGTGTGGCGATATTCCTCATTGTTACAAATCACAGTATGAAAATAGCCTTCTGGAGAAGAAACAAAATTCGTATAGTACATAAGGATCGTACGAGGGAGGTTATCCCATCCCCATATACAGTACTCAACGAAGGGCCGCGTTAGCATTACCCATGCTGAACCTGCGCAGAAAGCAAAATAAATAAGCAGTGTTGAGATTAGGAAGTATTGAAAATTATATTTGAAATGTAACCTTATAAAGCAACAAGAATATGCGACCAATTACCAAGGATCTCATGTGCTCGATGAAGTGTGTATACACAGCTTTATTATTACCTGTGAACAACTTGAATGATGTAGGAAGTGAACGACGCTGAGTGGTCCATGCAAGATCAGATTTTTTTGATAAATACAGGCCTGGATCAATTATGATTGGTTTTGCTCTTTGATTCCTGCATAAGAGGTAATAGCGTATACATGGTGATATATTGGTAAACTAGAAAAacagaagaattacttgttagGCTTATGGCACTTACAGTTTCCAACCAGTAATCTGCATATTTTCGATGAAGTTGATATCTCTAGACAAATTAGAGAAGGAATGAAGCAAATCTGCACAATCAGGAAAAATATCAGGTAACATCTATAAATGATTTAGAAAAACAATAAATATTCAAATATTGGTTATATCAGACAGGCAGAAACCTACTATCAACAGGGTTCTGCTAATAGCATCATAACCATGGCACAAGACTGATGTGATACAAAAAGACAACAGAAAAACTCCAACCGACAAGAGCAAAATTCATGACACAGGCCAATCTAAGCCAGTATCACCAGGCAAATCATGAAGATTTTCcacttttgacttttgagtGCAAAAGAGAGCATTACAATATTTAATGAGATCAAAATTACACCAGACGTAGAACTAGAAAAATATGGTTTTGAATGTTTTTAATCAACTAAAGCAAGTTGCACTTCATCAATATACTTCTCGCCTGTATGGCAATATATCCTTTATTCAACTAATCTAAAATTTCTGCATGACATTCTCAACAATTAACCTATTTAACCATATCCTTTCACAGAAGAATCTGAGAACATTCTACACAACATAACTACCTCCAGCTACCACACTAAAATGGATGAAATAGGTTTCCTTTAAAGTCTCCAACCCCACAATCTATTGAGAAAATCCATCCTAATTAGATCTAACATAATGGACATCATGGAGCTACACAAATCATATGGCAATCAGTTTTACTTCAAACTTCAGGGAAAAAATGGCTGTGCATTCTCACAAAGTCCTTATAATGTCGAATGTGAGAAGCACTATAATAAGGCCatatgaagagagagaaaatcaaGCACAAGCATACTACTGCTGCCTAATGTGCAAAATATGTATCATGTAAGCAATCTTTCTAACAAACTAAAGACGGCAAATTATCATGCAAGCATCATAGCAATAAATAAGATAGCATccatgataattaataaaagtacCAATGAGCAATGGGGAGCAAGGTCTGGTACTTACCATCTTGTGTCATGAGAGGATAATCAGACGCACTGAGGTTTATAAACCAATCCCACTCTGAGCTCTCCTTTAACAAAATGGAAATCGCTTGCAGGGTACAAGCAATCATAGTAGGGCCCTTATACGTCACCAAATTGGATTGAGCCATAACACGCACATTCTCCACTTCACTAAATGTAGGATCAGCCTTAACCAAACTTGCAAGTTCCAATCTTTCACGAGGAGGAGCCTCGAGATCCAAATGCAGAACATATTGATTTCTTGGATGATATACAGCACTCAAAGTCCTCATCATTCTATGACTATCCCCCTTTGTACCTGATATAAGATACGCCAATCTAGGTGCTCCTGTTCTCGAACGTCTATTCTGTTCCAATGATCTTTTCAAATCAGACTCAACAAAATACCCAGTTGAGTCATCAGATTTCAAAAAGGAACCAATGTCGGTTGGCAACTGTTCTTTACCATGCGGCAAAGTAAACAGCCCAGAAATGACTGAGAAAAAGAGGGTAATGAATATGACAAAGCTAGCAATGAATGGAAGGACCCAAACCCTATCACCGAAAACCCTTCCAGAATGGTGATTCACATACTTCCTCATACTCATTTAGTGATTCCTTAACCAACTGATATCTGGTTTAGAAACCCAAAACCTCAAACAATGTATCTATCACCTCATAAACCCAGAAAGGTTGATTACCAAAGCAAAACCCACCAATATTCTGAAGATTACAGAGCTAAAAAGGGGCAGAAACGCCTTTTCAATAAGTAAACCGATAACATCAAAGCAGGGTCTTCGTAATTTTCAGTACTAAAAAAATGGGTATCAAGCAAATTGCATAAATTTCAAAACTTTGAATATCAATAGCTAGGGCCGCTATATAGGCATGTGTTGGTTGAAAATGAACAAGCCCAGATGAAGAAGGAGTGAAAGTACCTTTCAAGCAATGGAACTTATGTAACGTCTAAACGAGTTCAAACACCTAGGAGTTAGATTTCTCTTTCGTCAAAGGCCCATTAATGGAAAGCCAGTCTCTTTCCCCAGCCTAACCCAGATCTAACTGATACCCAAAACTTCAATAGAAGcaataaaagcaaacaacttGGTACTGTTTAAAGTCTCATAGAAGTTTCAACTGAACCAAGTTTGGCATAAACTGAGTTTAAGATGACATGGAGAGAAGGAAACAGATGAGAAGTGCTTACATGGACAGAGAGAGGGATCCAAATAAGATTCAGAAGCAAAAGAAAGCTCAGGGCTTGAGTCCTACAAAGTGGGTAGCTTTTGGTGATGGCGATCAGAAAGAAGAGAAACTGGGGAGAGAAgaggttttctttgtttgggaaAGAATAATCAGCTTTGCTTTGATTGAGGGCAAAAACGAAGATTAATCTATGTATTAATTGATTGCTGTTGAGTAAACTACAGTTTACTAGATGTTGATGacattttttttggtctgacaTTTATTAGCATAAAAAAAACCAATAAAAATGTTCAAAAAAGGAAACTGTGGTGGTGCCAGAGTTATGACCCACCTAATTGAATGGAATGAAAAAATTGGTTGAGGTTGTGATTAGAGATTACTTTAGCCTTTGAACAGAAACTATGTGAAAAAacttaattaatttttaaaattaaaaaatatgtaCTCAGGGTCCTTGatccaaagccccaaaatgagctaaagttatcccacttaccccaacaacagatttttattccctactacccaatttaaattaaaaagacaattttaccatcagtcaaattaataaattataCCATATGCCATcgagctctctctcctcttcaatctgattctctctctctctctctctctctctctcggcgaTAGTCGTGCAGCCCAGAAGCAGGCACTGGTGCAATCGGCGACGAGTTTGTGCAGCCCAGAAGACGGCGGCGAGTTCGTGCAGCCGGCGCCATCGATCATACAGCCGGCGGCAAGTTCGTGCAGCGAGCTCGGAGTTCCTTTACGTCACCTCTGTGCAGCTAGGTCGGAGTTCCGATTCGTGCAGCGAGCTCGGAGTTCGCGCCATCCATTGCCGGCGGCGAGTTCGTGCTGAAGACTGAAGTCACCGGTTGCTTGGCTTCACCGATCACGAAATCAAAACCGCAGCTCATCTCCGGCGGGAATTGGCGCTCGAGCTCGACCTCTGGTGCTCGACCCAGGCTCTCAGGCCTCGACACAGGCCGGTGGCAGAGGAGAACATGCTGGTATGCCGGTGGTGGAGGAGAACCACGATTTGGTGCCCAtagcttttctctgggtgcccaaatcaaattctttttttttttttgctgtaaaTTGGTTCAGAAgcccaaaatgaaaagaaaaaaaaaatgttctattggggcaatagaggccTCTTAAAGATCTATTGGGAgataatagacgtttattggggggcaatagacgcctattggagggcaatagacgcctattggagggcaatagacgttttgaattgatgtaatctcttctcttttttttcattaatcaaagttttatttatctaattttaagaaataaatggatattagggggcaatagacatctattggagggcaatagacgtttattggggggcaatacatgactgatagtcatctattggggggcaatacatggctgatagtcaaaattttatttatctaattttacaaatattagttctagtcgtctattggggggcaatagacctctattgcccatctattaggggcaaaaaaaactttccagtgagattttcagcaaattccggtagg encodes the following:
- the LOC133726137 gene encoding beta-glucuronosyltransferase GlcAT14A-like → MSMRKYVNHHSGRVFGDRVWVLPFIASFVIFITLFFSVISGLFTLPHGKEQLPTDIGSFLKSDDSTGYFVESDLKRSLEQNRRSRTGAPRLAYLISGTKGDSHRMMRTLSAVYHPRNQYVLHLDLEAPPRERLELASLVKADPTFSEVENVRVMAQSNLVTYKGPTMIACTLQAISILLKESSEWDWFINLSASDYPLMTQDDLLHSFSNLSRDINFIENMQITGWKLNQRAKPIIIDPGLYLSKKSDLAWTTQRRSLPTSFKLFTGSAWVMLTRPFVEYCIWGWDNLPRTILMYYTNFVSSPEGYFHTVICNNEEYRHTAISHDLHYIAWDSPPKQHPVSLSMKDFDKMVKSNAPFARKFAKNDPVLDKIDKELLGRTSRFSPGAWCIGSSEGGADPCSIRGNDSIFRPGPGAERFQVLLQTLLSEDFRKKQCS